The window CTGTTCGGCGGGTGGCTGCTGCTGGTCGCCGTGACGATGGCGGCCTACGTGGCCGTGCAGCACGTCGCGGGCGGCTTCACCCTGCAGGTGGATCCGGACACGCTCAGCGGCTTTTACTACCACCCGAGCCATTACGTGGGTTTCGTGACCCTGGCCCTGCCGGTGTGCGTCTGGGCGCTGTTCGAGGCGCGCGGCTGGCTCCCCCGGGTGGCCGGGCTGATCGCCGGTCTGATCCTGCTGGGGTCGCTGCTGTACACCAACTCCTCCAGCCTGCCCACCGCCCTGCTCGCGGCTGCCACCGCCACCGTGCTCGCCGTCTGGCGCCGGCACCGGCGCCTGGGACAGGGGGCCGCGGCGCTCCTGCTGCTCGGCGTGCTCGCCGGAGGCTGGCTGCTGGCGACCGCGCCGGGCCGGCAGACCCTGGACAGCCTGATGGGCGGCATTCAGACCAAGAGCGTGGACGCCTTCCTCACCGAGCGTGGGAAGCTCTGGGCGATGGACGCCCGCGCCGCGCACGCCGCGCCGCTGACCGGCGTCGGCCCGGGGCACTTCGTGGCCTTCATCACCCGCTTCCGGCCGGAACGGGCCGAGGGCGGCAGCGACCTGGCCTTCAACTTCGTGAACTACGCCCACAACGACTACTACCAGCTCGCCATCGAACTCGGCTGGCCGGGCCTGGGCCTGTACGCCCTGCTGCTCGTCCTGACGCTCGCCGCGGCGCCCCGGCAGGACCCGCTGGGCGCCTCACTGCTGGCCGGGCTGGGTGCCGTGTGGCTTTCCGGGATCTGGGACGCGCACGCCACCGTGGTGCCCGGCACCATGGCCTGGACCTGGGTGGCCTGCGGGCTGGTCGCCGCGCGCAGCGTGCGCGTGGAGCAGCCGCACGCCGTTACCGAGCCCGCGCTCCGTCCGGTCCTCCCTGGCCCGGCGCCGGACGTTCTCCCGCCCCCGCAGGCCCACGCCTTCCGGGCCTCCGCCGACCCTTCCCGCGCCCTGCCCGGAGGCCCGCCTCATGCATGACCGCACCTCGACCGACATGATCGACCTGACCCGCAGCCTGCAGGCGCTCCGGCAGTCCGCGTGGGCCATCCTGCTGTGCGCCCTGGCGCTGGGCGCCGGCGCCTACGCGTACTTCAAACGTCAGACGCCGATCTTTCAGGCGAGCACCATGATCGTCTCCACCGGCAGCCAGACCGGGAACCAGACCGTGAACCAGACCCTGGTGAGCGCCCCGCCCCTGCCGTCCGGCGCGCTGAAAGGCGCGCTGCTGAACTTGGACGTCCTGCGGGCCATCAACACCGGCCTGGACGGCCTGCAAGGCCTTGACCCTGCCATTCGCGTGGCGCTGCAGCGCAAGCTGCTCGGCGAGGCCGCCGCCGGGCGGTCCAGCACCCTGCGCGTGAACGGCGAGGTGGACCTGTACGGCAACGGCATCTACACCATCAGTGCCCGGCACACCGATCCCGGCGTGGCCGCGCAGCTCGCCAACCTCGCCACGGAGGCCATCATCGCCTGGGACACCCGGCGCGGCCTGGTGAAGGTCACGTCCGCCCGGCAGGCACTGGAGGTGCAGCTGCGGGACACCGAACGTCGCCTGGCGCTGCTCGGCCCGGTGGGTGCGCAACCCACCCGCGAGCAGGCCACCCTGCTGAACCAGCAGGCGGTGCGCACCAACGACCTGAACAACCTGCGCGCCCTGGAACGCGCCGTGGTGGGCTCGCTGTCGCTCGTCGCGCAGGCGGTCACGCCCCTGAAGCCGGTCTCCCCGCGCGCGGGGCGCAACGCGGTCCTGGCGGGCCTGTTCGCGCTGCTGGCGTCCTCGGTGCTGGTGCTGGTGCGGTCCTCGCTGTCGCGTGTGGTGTCCTCCGACCTGGACCTGCACGGCATGCAACTGCGTCTCCTGGGCGAGATTCCCCGTTTCCGCACCGCGAAGAAGGGCCAGTCGGTGCTGGCGATGCTGCACAAGGGCCAGGGCGCCGACAGCGTGGCGTTCCTCGCCAGCAACCTGCGCGGGCGCCTGGGGCAGGAAGCCCAGGACCGCGGGCAGGACGCCCGGACCCTGATGGTCACGTCCCTGCTGCCCGGTGACGGCAAATCCACCCTGGTCGCCGCGCTGGCCGGCAGCTTTGCGGCCTCCGGGCTGCGCACCCTGCTGATCGAGGCGGACGTGCGACACCCGACCCAGCGCGCCCTGTGGGGCCTGGCCGCCGAGACGGCCACCTGGGTGAACCTGCCGATGGCCGCGCCGTTCCCCGGTGAGGAGGCCCGCGACCTGCAGGCCGCGCTGCGCAACCCGGAAGCGGCGCAGGCCCGGCGCCTGAGCGAGCACCTGCATCTGGTGGTCACGGCCGCGCACGAGGGCGCCACCCGCCTGCCCACCGAGGCCTTCCGCGCCGCGCTGCACACCTGGACGCCGCGGTACGACGTGGTGCTGGTGGACGCCCCGCCCGCCCTGGCGATCTCCGACCCGCTGGAGATGGCGTCCATGGTGGGCGGCGTGCTGATCGTCCTGGAACCCGGGAAGGCCAACCTGTCGGGCGTGCAGCGCCTGCAGGACGCCCTGGAGCTCGCCAACGCGAACGTGCTGGGCGTGGCGTTCAACAAGATCAACCCGCGCCGGATCACGACCGGGTACGGCTACGGGTACGGGTACAGCAGCCCGGCCCGTCCGGTGAAGGCATGAGTGCAGCCGGCCCGGCCCCAGCGGCGGGGCTGCTGCGCAACATCGCGGCGCTGTACGGCGTGCAGATCGCCACGTTCGTGCTGCCGCTGATCACCGTGCCGTTCCTGGCCCGCACCCTCGGCCCGCACGCCTGGGGCGCCCTGGCGATCGCGCAGGCCTTCGGCGGCCTGGTGGGCCTGCTCGTGGATTACGGCTTCGACCTGTCCGGCACGCGCGAGGTCGCCCGGGACCGCGACCACCCGCAGCGCCGCGCCGAACTGCTCGCCGGGGTGCTGGGCGCCCGGCTGGCCCTGATGGCCGTGGGTGTGGTCGTGACCCTGGTCGCCGGGCAGATCGTCCCGGCGCTGGGCGACCCACTCCTGCTGTGGGCCGCGGTCGCCTGGGGCGCGGCGCAGGCCCTGAGCCTGATGTGGTACTTCCAGGGGCTCGAGCGCGTCACGCAGGTGGCGGGGCTGGACGTCGCGGCGAAGGTGGCGGTCACGGCCGGCATTCTCCTGCTGGTCCGCCGCCCCGCCGACGCGTGGCTGGTGCCGGCCCTGGGGGCGGGCGCGGCGCTCGTGTCGAACGCCTACGCGCTGTGGCTCGCGCACCGGGACACGCCCTTTTGCCGCCCCACCTGGCGCGGCACGCGGCACACCCTGCGCCTGGGCTGGAGCATGTTCGTGTTCCGCGGGTCGGCCGCGTTTTACAGCACGGCCAGTGCCTTCCTGCTGGGCCTGTTCGTGCCCGCGCAGCTCGTCGGGTATTACGCGGGCGCGGAGCGCATCGCGCGGGCCGCCCAGGGGCTCCTGACCCCGCTGCACCGCGCGCTGTACCCGCGCTTCGCCCGGGCGGCCGGCGAGGGCCGCGCGGCCCTGCGCCAGCAGCTGCCCGGCGGGCTGGCCGTGATGGGCGGCGCGGGCCTGCTGCTGAGCGTGGGCACCGTCCTGGCCGCGCCGCTGCTGGTGGGCGTGTTGCTCGGCCCGGGCTTCGAGGCGTCGGTGGCGGTGCTGCGCGTCCTGGCGGCGCTGCCGGTGGTGATCGGCGTGAACATGGTGCTGGGCCTGTTCTGGCTGGTGCCGCTGGGCCTGGACCGGGCGTTCAACCTCACGGTGGCCGGCGGGGCGCTCGTGAACGCCGCGCTGATCCTGCTGCTCGTGCCGCCCCTGGGGCCGCTGGGCATGGCGCTGGCCGTGCTGTGCACGGAACTGCTGGTGGGCCTGGGCCTGTACGCCCAGTACCGCGCGTCCCGACGCTCCCGCACGCCGCACGCCGCGGCCCTGGGAGGCTGAAGGTGCAGCTCCGCCGCCGCGAAACGGACCTGTGGCTGCACGTGGGCCTGTTCAGCCTGTACCTGGGCACCTTCTCCGTGTTCGGATTTGCCCGCCGGCTCGATCCGTCGCTGGGCAGCGCCGCGCAGCTGGGCCTGCTGCTGCTCACCTGGCTGCTGGTGCTGTACGCCGTGTGGCGTTCCCGGCGGCTGCCGATGTGGGGCGTGGTGCTGCTGGCCCTGCTGCCGTACGCACACATGGTCTGGTTCACCGCGACCGGGGAGTCCACGGCCGGGGCGTTCTCGTACGTGTACAAGTTCAGCGGGTTCCTGATCGCGCCGTACCTCTGGCTGTGGGCCCGCAACAGGGACGAGGGGCAGATCGAACGGACCCTGATGGTGCTCGCCACGGTCGCCGCGGCGCGGGCTGTGCTGACCTTCGCCGTGCCGGGCCTGGCGCCGGGCGCCGGCAAGTTCGCGGACGATTTCATCGTGTACGAGTGGGTGGGGCCGCTGCCCCGCATCTTCTACCCGGGCATGGCCCTGGTGTTCCTGGGCCTGACCGTCTCCCTGCGGAACATCTTCCAGACCTCGGACCGGGCGCTGCCGCTGGAAGTGGCGCGGGCCCTGCTGTTCCTGACGGCGCTGTGCGTGAACATGTCGCGCGGCATGCTGATCCTGGCGGTGCTGATCGTCACGCTGCTGGTGCTGCTGAAGTTCTCCAGCGGCGCCGTCGCCGCCGGACGCAAGGGCCGGCTCGTGCTGGGTGCCCTGCTGACCCTGTCAGGCACGGCGCTGGTCGTCGTGGCGACGCCCCTGGCCGACACCGTCGCCAACGCCGCGGCCGGCTTCGGCGGACAGGAACGCTTCAGTCTCGACCAGAAGAACCTCGACTGGCGGGCGCAGCAGGTCTCGGCCGCCTTCCGGCTGGTGCAGACCCCGGAAGCGCAGTGGCTGGGCGTGGGCACGAACACCTTCATCCCCGAGAGCCTGGAAAACCCCCGGCTGGGTGAGGTCACGAACGAACTGCATTACTCCTACGACTCGGTCCGCTGGACCTTCGGCACGCTCGGCCTCATTCTGCTGATCACCTTCACCATGGCCCAGCCGCTGGCCCGCACCCTGCTGCTGCGGCCCGCCACGCCGCTGGTCCTGCCCGCCCTGCTGACCGGGGCGTTCATCGGCCTGGTCGGCCTGTACACCGTGGTGTTCACCACCACCGACTGGAGTTTCGCGCTCACCGTGTGCGGCGCGTACCTGCACGCCCGCTGTGACGCCCGGCGCGCCCTGCCCGCGCCAGCCCGGCCCCGCCGGGCCGTTCCCGCCCTGAATGGTCCCGCCCGGAGGTTCCCCGCATGACACCCCTGCCGTCCCCCACCCTGGCCCCCGCGCCCACCTCCGCCCCCGCTCCCCGCCCGCGCGCTTGGCCGTCGGTGGGCATCGTCGTCATCAACTACAACGGCTGGGCCCTCACGGACGACTGCCTGCGGTCCCTGGCCGCCCTGGACTACCCGGACGCGCAGGTGATCCTGGTGGACAACGGCTCCACCGACGACTCGCTGGCGCAGCTCCGCGCCCGGCACCCGGACCAGCCGGTCCTGACCATTCCCCGCAACGTGGGCTTCACCGCCGCGAACAACATCGGGACCCGCGAGGCGCTGCGGCGCGGCCTGGACTACGTGTGGCTGCTGAACAACGACACGGTCGTCCCGCCGGACGTGCTGCGCGAACTGGTCAAGGTCGCCGAGGACCACCCGCGGCTGGGCGCGGTCACGTCCGTGCTGTACCACCTGCGCCGTCCGGAGGAACTGCAGAGCTGGGGCGGCGGGTACGTGGACCTCTGGCGCGGCAGCGCGGCGCTGTTCGAATCTCCGGTGGACTGGGCGCGGCTGGACTTCCTGGCCGGCACCAGCCTGCTGGTGCGCACCCGGGCCCTGCAGGAGGTCGGCCTGCTCGACGAGCGGTACTTCATGTACTGGGAAGACGCCGACCTGTGCTTCCGGCTGCGGCAGGCCGGCTGGGGCCTGGGCATCGCCGAACGGGCCCGGACCTGGCACCTGGGCGCGGCGTCCATGGGCATGAGCACCATGACCGACAAGAGCACCGCGTACGAACTGCAGTTCACCAAGAGCGCCGTGCGGTTCTTCCGCCGGCACTCGCCGGTCCCGGCGGTGGCGCTGCTGGCCGGGCCCGGCACGTACCTCGTCAAGCGCGTGCTGCGCGGACAGTGGCAGCGCGCCGCGGCGGTCGCGCGGGGCGGCTGGCTGGCCGTCCGCCCCGACCCCCGCTGACCTCGCCACCGGCGTCAAGGAGGCACATGTACCGAGTCATGGGAGTGGACACCGAAGGCGACGTGGACTTCCGGGTGGTGCGAGGCCGCAACCTGTCTCTGTACCGGGCGCTGTCGGCTCACGCGCAGATCGTGGACCGGTTCACACCCGCCCTCAGCGGCATGCCCATGATGATGAACTACGCCTCCAGCTTCCGGCCGCATCCCTACCGCTGGAAGGGCGTCGCCAACCTGAACCCGCGCACCTTCCGCGTCCGCAGCGACCTGGCCCTGCGGCGCCTGAATGCCCGGCGCGGGCAGTTCGACGTGGTGCTGCAGATTTTCGGGATGTTCTCCGTGGCCGGGCACGGCTTTCCGGTAGCCCTGTACCTGGACAACACCATGGCCCTGACCATGCGGCACTACCCGCAGTGGAACCCCATGAGCGACCGCGAGCGGCGCGAGTGGCTGATCCTGGAGCGCGAGGCGTACCACGCCGCCGACCGGATCTTCGCGATGTCCCAGGCGGTGCACCAGTCCCTGCTCGACGATTACGGCGTGCCGGCCGACAAGGTCCTGACCGTGGGCGCCGGGGCGAACTTCACCATCGACCCGGACGGCAAGGACGCCTACGACCAGCAGACCGCGCTGTTCGTCGCGTACGAGTTCGACCGCAACGGTGGCCGGACGCTGCTGGACGCCTGGCGGCGCGTGCGGGCCGACCTGCCCGGCGCCCGGCTGCAGATCGTGGGGCCGCGGCGGCCGGTGGCGCTGGCCCTGCCGCCGGGTGTGGAGTGGTTCGGCCCGGTCCGGGACCGGGAGCGGCTGCGGTCACTGTTCCACGGCGCGACGGTGTTCGTGCTGCCCAGCGTGTTCAATCCCTTCCCTCACGTGCTGCGCGAGGCGATGGCGGTGGGCCTGCCATGCGTCAGCACCAACCACGTCGCGATTCCCGAGATCGTGATGGACGGCGTGACGGGCTCCCTGGTGGCGGTGGACGACGTGCCGGCCCTGGCCGGCGCGCTGACGGAACTGCTGGGGCAGCCGGCCATGGCCCGGCAGTACGGGCAGGCAGGGCTGGAGGCCGTGTCGCACGCCATGTCGTGGGATCAGGTGGGCGCCCTGGTGGCCGATCAGCTGAAGGTGCTCGCCGCGCAGCCTTGAACGGAAAGCCGCAAAGCGGCCCCCGCCCGGTGAGGGGCGGGGGCCAGCAGGTCAGGCTCCAGTGACGGTGCGGGGGGTTACTGGCAGGTGACGGTGACGCCGGTGCCGGTGTTGCCGGAGCAGGTATTGCTGGTGCCGGAGTACACGATGGCCTTGCTCACGGCGCTGAAGCTGTTGGTGGTGAAGGTGTTGTTGTTGTTGCCGGTGTTCGCGGCGTAGATGCCGGTGCTCATGCCGCTGAAGGTGTTGCCGCTGAAGGTCGTGCCGTTCACGTACAGGTCGAACATCACGCCCATCTCGCCGGCAGTGGCGAAGGTGTTGCCGGTGAACTTGTTGCGGGAGGCGTTGCGGTTGAAGATCACGCTGGTCCGGGCGCTGCCCTGGAAGGTGTTGTTGGCGACGGTGTTGTCGTTGCCCATCAGGCGCATGCCCACGAAGGAGTTGCTGACCTTGTTGTCGCTGATGGTGATGCCGCTGGGCACCGGGCCGCTGCCGTGCGCCTGGAGGCGGATGGCGTCCTCGTAGCCGTAGGGGGGCTGCTTGCCGCTGCTGGCGCCGAAGGTGCCGTAGGTGGTGTTGCCGCTGACCCGGCCGCCGATCACGCTGCTGATCTGCAGGGCGGTGGAGCCGTACTGGTGGGCGCCGGAGAAGCCGCGCACGGTGTTGTTCTCGATCACGCCGTTGCTGACCTGGCTGACGCCTTTTTCCGGGAGGGGCATGATCTTGATGCCGTCGGTGGCGAAGCCGTCGAGGTTGTTGCCGCGGAACACCACGTTGGAGGCCCCTTCGGTCTTCATGCCGGTGTTGCCGATGGCGCTGACCACGTTGTTCTCGATCAGGTAGTCGCCGCCGAGCTGCCCGAGCAGGCCGATGCCGCCGGTCAGGACGGTGCTGCCGTGACCGGTGATGCGGTTGCCGCGCCAGGTCTGCTTGCTGGACGCGGAGCTGAACACGCCGTGGTACTTCACGCCGGAGACGGTGTTCGTGCTGACGGTGGTGCCGCTGGTGTTCTCCACGTACACGCCGCAGCCGCCGAGCTGGCTGATGGTGTTGCCGTCCACGACCGCGCCGCTGCCGCCGCTGACGCGCACACCGTCGATCCAGCCAGTGCCTTCACCGGCGCCGATCACGGTGAAGCCGCGCACGGTGGTGTTGGTGGTGTTGGTCAGGTGCAGCAGGGCCGCGCCGGTAAAGCCGCTCTTGGCCTTGATGGTGGCGCCCTGGCCGACGTAGGTCAGGCCGCTGACGCCGCTGAAGGTCACGGCGCGGCTGATGAGGTACGTGCCGGACGGGAAGATCAGTGACTTGCCGCTGCTGGCCGCTTTCTGCAGGGCGGCGGTGTCGTCGGTCACGCCGTCGCCCTTCGCGCCGAAGGTCTTCACGTCCACCGCGTCGGTGGGGGCCGGAGCAGGCGTGGGGGTCGGCGTCGGAGTGGGGGTCGGGGTGGGTTCAGGCGCGGGCGCCGGAGCGGTGGTGGCGACCGGGGTCAGGGTCAGGTAGTCGATGTAGGCGTTGCGGTCACCGCCGGCGCCACTCAGGTCGTTCACGAACACGGCGCTCAGCACCTGCCCGGCGGTGAGGCTCAGGTCGCCCAGGGCGAGGGGGGCGTAGGTGAGGCTGGTGATTTCCACGCGCTTGCGCTCGGTGCCGTTCACGCGGATGCTGAGGATGACGTTGCCCTGGTACGCGGTTTCGCGGGCCTGCAGCGCGGCTGTGAAGGTGCCGGTGCTGGGGACCGTGAAGGTCGCGGCGTTCCCGTTGCCCAGCAGAGTCACGGTCTGCTGGCCTTCGGCTTTGGCGTCGTACTCGGTTCTGCCGCCACTGGCGACGCCGGGTTGCACCTTGATGGGCGTGGTGGACTCGGCGTTGATGGTGGGGCTGCTCACCGTGGTGTCACTGGTGGGGGCGGTGACCTGGTCCTGGGCGGGGGCGGGGGTGCCGGTTCCGCAGGAGGCGAGCAGCAGGGCGGTACCGAGGAGCGCAAAGCGGAGGGCGGCGGGGCGGGCGGCGAAGCGGTGAGACACGTGTTTCTCCAGAGCTGCAGGGTGCAGGGCGGGCATGCGGTGGTGCATGCACGAGCGGGGTCGACAGTGAGGATGAACGGCGCGTGGGTGCGCCGCTGGGCCAGGGCGTGCTGGTCGGGTGGATCTGACCGGCTGCTGATGGTGAATTTAATCTGGCCTTATGGAGACCGTAATAAAGAATTTCACTTCCCTTAATCTGAGTAACTCATGTGAGAAGCTCAAAGCAATCTTGGACTGTCTTCAGCCCTGTCTAGACAAATTGTCTCTCATGCTCGACAAATCCAGAATTTCGTGGTTGCAGCATGCGACAACATCCAGGCGGGAGGGAATCCCTCCCGCCTGGACGGCATTTTTCGTTGGTCGCCTACGCTTTTTTGACCCTGGGAATGGCCCCTACTCCTTCCCAGAGTATGTCCAGAGCGAGCTCCAGCTCAGTTGCGCGGAGTCAGTGGGGTCACGGCCTGTTCGGTCATGGCCTGCAGCCAGTTCACCGGCAGAGGATCATCCAGACTGGCCACAAGATCCTTCGGCGCACTGGTCTGCAATTCATCGGGCGCGGATACCGTCGGCGTGGGCGCGGCCTCACTGACCACAGGCGCCGCCGCCGCAGACACGGGCGTCGTATGGTTCGCCATTTCCCCACTTCCCCTATGCAGGTCCAGGGGCCTGGGAGCACTCACGGGCGCCGCGGCGGCTGGGGTCCGTGCTGGTGAGCTCAATGCCGCCACAGCCTCTGCCGGGTTCAGGGGAGGGCCGCGCAGGGTGACGGCGAAGTCCGCCACGAACTGTGTGTTGCCCGGCGAGGCCTGCAGCGCCTCTAGCACCCGCGGGGTGACCAGCCGCCCCACCCCGGCCATCATTCGGGCGATGTCCAGCGTGGCGGTCGGCCGGTCCATGGCACTTTCCGGAATGATGTACCCGGCGGCCCGCGTCAGCCTCAGGACCACTTTCCGCGCCTCACCCGTGATGGGCCGGGCGCCCGCACTGTCCGGGGCGGGCGTGACCGCTGCCGAGCCGGGGGGGCCCCCGGGCCGGCTGGGCTGACCGTCCACCGCCGGAACCTGCGCCGCTGCGGTGCCTGCCCTGGAGGTGGAGGCGGGCGTCTGCTCCTGGGCAGGGACCGCAGCTTTCGGGGCGTCCCCGGGCCCGGCTGCCGGGGGCAGCGTCAGCACCTGCGCGCGCAGCTCGGCCATGCCGGCCAGCGGCGTGCGCTGACTGACAGTCACTCGCTGAAAGCCGACCACGGCACCCAGGCCCGCCGCGCAGACCGCGAGCACGATCATGCCGTCGGAGACCGTGCGGGCGAGCGCCGGCCGGAGGGCCAGGGCGTTGCGCATCCGGTCCAGCGGCGTGGCGGTCACCACTGGGCGGGTCACCGCCGGCACCCGCTGCGCGTTCAGTTCCTTCAGATCGGTTCGGTTGACATTACGGTCCATGCGGGTCACCTACAGAGGTGCGGGTACCGGGGGCGGTCACGGCGTCCCCCCAGGGTAAGGGCTGGGCGCCCACGGCCGGAATGACGATCCGTCATTCATGCACCGCCCTTCACGCGCTCAGGTGCGGGACGCGGCCGCCGTCCGGGCGCGGCGGGCGCCGCGACTCCATTCGATGCTGGGTCGCTCGACCGCCCGGTATGCCAGGGTCGAGACCGGAATCACTGCAGCTGCGGTCAGCAGCAGCAAGGAGCCCAGGGGCAGGTGCGTGCCCAGGCCGTACAGGAAAGCCAGCAGCACCACGCCGTGGTAGAGGTACAGGCTGTAGGAGATCCGCCCCAGGAACTGCAGGACGGGCCACCGGGAGAGTCGCAGCAGGCGCGGGGAGTGCGCGAAGACCAGGACCAGCATCAGCGCGCCCGGCAGGATCAGCAGGTCGCCCACCCGTGAGGTCACGCCCAGGTGCGCCATCAGCGGCTGGCCGTACGTGAACGAGATCAGCCCCACGCCGATCAGGGCGCCCTTGCGGGCGGGACCGAGCGCCGCGTACCACGCGCCCACCACGCCCCGGTGCCGGGCCATCAGCGCGCCCAGCGCGAAGAAGATCAGGTAGTGCAGGGTGTTCAGGTAGGGCGTCAGGACGAACGCCGCGTGCGGAGCCCGGTGAAGGAGCAGGTGGGTCACGGCGTTCGCCCCCAGGCTCAGCAGCAGGCCGCCGACGATCACGTGCCGAGCGCGGCATCGCACGATCAACAGGTACAGCACCGGGAAGATCAGGCTGACCTGCATTTCCTGCACCAGTGACCACAGCACGAAATCGTACGGTTCACTGTTGGGGTTGCCGATCACCAGCACGTGCTGCAGAAAGGTCTGCAGGTCCGGCGGGTGCTGCCACAGGGTGTTCACCCAGGCACCGTACCCGGGCAGGGCGTGCCCGCCCAGGGTGTCTGCCAGGCCGATGCTGACCAGCACCGCCACGAGATACGGCGGGTACAGTCGCCACAACCGGCGCCGCACGTACGTGCCGTAGGTCATGGGCCGTCCGGCCAGCATCAGGTACAGCACGAAGCCGCTGAGCAGGAAGAACACCAGCACCGCCTCGGACCCGGCAAACAGCAGGAAGGCCGGCGTGAGCCTCAGCGCTCGCAGGACCTCCTGCAGGGCCGCGTCGTGCGGACTGAGGCTCTGGTGCACCAGCAACGTCAGGTGAAACACCACGACCGACAGCGCCGCCAGACCGCGCAGGGCGTCCAGGGCGCTGTGGTGCGGGGCGGGCGGCGCGGCGGGTTCGGAAACTGGGGCGGACGGGAGACCCTGAGTGGGAACGGTGCTGAGCATCGGTGCACTCCTTTCAGACAGAGATGACAGGATCAGGCCCTCATCCTCCCTCATCCGCGAAGGACGTGTGGGCGCACCTTCACCTGACCACCCGTTGCTCTTCCGGCCCGTGGAGAGCCGGTGCAGGTCGGAGCGGCAGTCCCGGCCAGGGAGAACAGGGATGTGATGGGCGTGCCGAGGAGCGGCCGAACCTCCTGGTCGGTGGCAAACTCCCAGCGCCGCCCCGAGGCAAAGCAGAACGTGAAGGACGCTTGTGCGTGAGTCAGGTGCCAAAGCCGAAGCGCTGCGGGTGAAGCCCCCGCCCGGCAATGGATACTCCCCAGGTTTGTGCCGGCGTACACCAGGGGAACAGTGCCGATTGCTACGGCGGAAACCCCCGTCATTGGGTGACGCCGGCAATCGCGTTCGGCAGGTGTCTAAGGTACGTGGGTGATGGTTCCGAAAGTCGGCGCACATGGACCGGGGGATGGTTGTGGGGTCTCGGGCAGGCCACATGCCAGGCTGAGCATTCCAGCCGGCAGGCCCACCCACGATCAAAAAATCTGTCAAGTAACGAAATGTCAGTAGTGTAGGATGAGCGCCAATGACCACGCCCACGCCACGGCGCCGCCGGCTCCAGGCCCAGGATCGCCGCACCCAGATCCTCGACCAGGCCGCCGCGCTCTTCATCGAACGCGGCTTCGAAGGCGTGAGCATGGCCGACATCGCCCTCGCCCTGCACACCTCCCGGCCCACCATCTACACCTACTTCCCGTCCACTGAAGCGATCCTCGCCGAACTGCTCGACCGCCGCCTCGAACACCTCCCAGAGCGCCTGGCCCAGCACCTGCACACCGAGGACCTCACAGCCTTCAGCGAACTCTTCCAGGCCATCTTGCAGGAGAGCGAACTTCTCAAGCTCCTGCACAGCGGCGGCGGCCCGCAGTTCCGCAGCCGCCGCGCCGAATTCCTCAGCGCCCTGCAAAGCCGGCTGAACCTGGAGCAGCTCCCCGGCCTGAAAGGCGAGACGCTGAACGCCCACCCACTGCTCCTGCCGCTGCTGCTCGACCTGATCACCCAGGTGGCCTACCGCCAGGTCACGGACCCCGCCCCCGATCCGGACGGCCTGCTCCCACTGCTCAACACCTTCATCCGTGGCGGAGTGCACGCCGTTGCCGCT is drawn from Deinococcus ficus and contains these coding sequences:
- a CDS encoding glycosyltransferase family 4 protein — encoded protein: MYRVMGVDTEGDVDFRVVRGRNLSLYRALSAHAQIVDRFTPALSGMPMMMNYASSFRPHPYRWKGVANLNPRTFRVRSDLALRRLNARRGQFDVVLQIFGMFSVAGHGFPVALYLDNTMALTMRHYPQWNPMSDRERREWLILEREAYHAADRIFAMSQAVHQSLLDDYGVPADKVLTVGAGANFTIDPDGKDAYDQQTALFVAYEFDRNGGRTLLDAWRRVRADLPGARLQIVGPRRPVALALPPGVEWFGPVRDRERLRSLFHGATVFVLPSVFNPFPHVLREAMAVGLPCVSTNHVAIPEIVMDGVTGSLVAVDDVPALAGALTELLGQPAMARQYGQAGLEAVSHAMSWDQVGALVADQLKVLAAQP
- a CDS encoding TetR/AcrR family transcriptional regulator, which produces MTTPTPRRRRLQAQDRRTQILDQAAALFIERGFEGVSMADIALALHTSRPTIYTYFPSTEAILAELLDRRLEHLPERLAQHLHTEDLTAFSELFQAILQESELLKLLHSGGGPQFRSRRAEFLSALQSRLNLEQLPGLKGETLNAHPLLLPLLLDLITQVAYRQVTDPAPDPDGLLPLLNTFIRGGVHAVAAHDPHS
- a CDS encoding right-handed parallel beta-helix repeat-containing protein, translating into MSHRFAARPAALRFALLGTALLLASCGTGTPAPAQDQVTAPTSDTTVSSPTINAESTTPIKVQPGVASGGRTEYDAKAEGQQTVTLLGNGNAATFTVPSTGTFTAALQARETAYQGNVILSIRVNGTERKRVEITSLTYAPLALGDLSLTAGQVLSAVFVNDLSGAGGDRNAYIDYLTLTPVATTAPAPAPEPTPTPTPTPTPTPAPAPTDAVDVKTFGAKGDGVTDDTAALQKAASSGKSLIFPSGTYLISRAVTFSGVSGLTYVGQGATIKAKSGFTGAALLHLTNTTNTTVRGFTVIGAGEGTGWIDGVRVSGGSGAVVDGNTISQLGGCGVYVENTSGTTVSTNTVSGVKYHGVFSSASSKQTWRGNRITGHGSTVLTGGIGLLGQLGGDYLIENNVVSAIGNTGMKTEGASNVVFRGNNLDGFATDGIKIMPLPEKGVSQVSNGVIENNTVRGFSGAHQYGSTALQISSVIGGRVSGNTTYGTFGASSGKQPPYGYEDAIRLQAHGSGPVPSGITISDNKVSNSFVGMRLMGNDNTVANNTFQGSARTSVIFNRNASRNKFTGNTFATAGEMGVMFDLYVNGTTFSGNTFSGMSTGIYAANTGNNNNTFTTNSFSAVSKAIVYSGTSNTCSGNTGTGVTVTCQ
- a CDS encoding acyltransferase family protein; the protein is MLSTVPTQGLPSAPVSEPAAPPAPHHSALDALRGLAALSVVVFHLTLLVHQSLSPHDAALQEVLRALRLTPAFLLFAGSEAVLVFFLLSGFVLYLMLAGRPMTYGTYVRRRLWRLYPPYLVAVLVSIGLADTLGGHALPGYGAWVNTLWQHPPDLQTFLQHVLVIGNPNSEPYDFVLWSLVQEMQVSLIFPVLYLLIVRCRARHVIVGGLLLSLGANAVTHLLLHRAPHAAFVLTPYLNTLHYLIFFALGALMARHRGVVGAWYAALGPARKGALIGVGLISFTYGQPLMAHLGVTSRVGDLLILPGALMLVLVFAHSPRLLRLSRWPVLQFLGRISYSLYLYHGVVLLAFLYGLGTHLPLGSLLLLTAAAVIPVSTLAYRAVERPSIEWSRGARRARTAAASRT